Proteins co-encoded in one Afipia sp. P52-10 genomic window:
- a CDS encoding K(+)-transporting ATPase subunit C, with translation MLKQLRPALVLVVALTVVTGLIYPLAVTGLATTLFPQQAQGSLIEQDGKVIGSALIGQAFTADKYFHGRPSATTAPDPSDATKTVEAPYNASSSMGSNLGPTSKALIARVSGDVEKARAENPAAAVPIDLVTTSASGLDPDISPETALFQVPRVAKARNLPEDQLRQLVQQHVEGRLFGVLGEPRVNVLALNMALDRIAR, from the coding sequence ATGTTGAAACAACTCCGCCCTGCGCTTGTTCTCGTCGTCGCGCTGACGGTGGTTACCGGCCTCATCTATCCGCTGGCGGTGACTGGGCTTGCCACCACGCTGTTTCCGCAGCAAGCGCAGGGCAGCCTGATCGAGCAGGACGGCAAGGTGATCGGTTCCGCGCTGATCGGCCAGGCGTTCACCGCGGACAAGTATTTCCACGGCCGCCCGTCGGCGACTACGGCGCCGGACCCGTCCGATGCGACCAAGACCGTCGAGGCTCCCTATAATGCGTCCAGCTCGATGGGTTCGAACCTCGGCCCGACCAGCAAGGCGCTGATCGCGCGGGTGTCAGGCGATGTCGAGAAGGCAAGAGCCGAGAATCCCGCCGCGGCGGTGCCGATCGATCTTGTCACCACCTCAGCCAGCGGGCTCGATCCGGACATTTCACCGGAGACGGCCCTCTTCCAGGTGCCGCGGGTGGCAAAGGCCCGTAACTTACCGGAGGATCAGCTCCGCCAGCTCGTGCAGCAGCATGTGGAAGGCCGGCTGTTCGGGGTTCTGGGCGAGCCGCGGGTCAACGTCCTGGCGTTGAACATGGCGCTCGACCGGATAGCGCGGTAG
- the kdpB gene encoding potassium-transporting ATPase subunit KdpB has translation MDTSKARNRSSASTLLDPKIVLPAIGASFAKLDPRGLMKNPVMFVLEIVTLLTTVILIRDIAAGGPILFEIQIVLWLWFTILFANFAEAVAEGRGKAQAETLRKTRTDTKAKLLGAARDSYALVPSTDLKVGDVVLVEAGDTIPSDGEVIEGVASVNEAAITGESAPVIRESGGDRSAVTGGTQVLSDWIRVRITAAPGSTFLDRMIGLVEGAERQKTPNEIALNILLAGLTIIFVFATATIPSYVAYAGGSVSVVILVALFVTLIPTTIGALLSAIGIAGMDRLIRFNVLAMSGRAVEAAGDVDTLLLDKTGTITLGNRQATAFRPLRGVSELELADAAQLASLADETPEGRSIVVLAKEKYGIRGRDLADMQATFVPFTAQSRMSGVEIGSSWVRKGAVDSVVAFLTPAPAAIAQTGGARMVQPGLGSETVREVNAIADEIARQGGTPLAVAKDGRLLGVVQLKDIVKGGIRERFAELRRMGIRTIMITGDNPMTAAAIAAEAGVDDFLAQATPEDKLKLIRNEQAKGKLVAMCGDGTNDAPALAQADVGVAMNTGTQAAREAGNMVDLDSNPTKLIEIVEIGKQLLMTRGSLTTFSIANDVAKYFAIIPAMFVAFYPQLQTLNIMNLATPQSAILSAIIFNALIIIALIPLALKGVRYRAIGAAALLRRNILVYGIGGIIIPFAGIKAIDMVITALHLA, from the coding sequence TGATGAAGAATCCGGTGATGTTCGTGCTGGAGATCGTCACGCTGCTGACGACGGTGATCCTGATCCGCGATATCGCTGCCGGTGGTCCGATCCTGTTCGAGATCCAGATCGTGCTGTGGCTCTGGTTCACCATCCTGTTCGCGAACTTTGCCGAAGCGGTCGCCGAGGGGCGCGGCAAGGCGCAGGCGGAAACGCTGCGCAAGACCCGCACCGACACCAAGGCGAAGCTGCTCGGGGCGGCACGGGACAGCTACGCGCTGGTTCCGAGCACGGACCTGAAAGTCGGCGATGTCGTTCTGGTCGAGGCCGGTGACACGATCCCCTCGGACGGCGAGGTGATCGAAGGCGTCGCCTCGGTGAACGAGGCGGCGATCACCGGCGAGTCGGCGCCGGTGATCCGCGAATCCGGCGGCGACCGCTCCGCCGTCACCGGTGGAACGCAGGTGCTGTCGGACTGGATTCGCGTGCGCATCACCGCCGCGCCGGGCTCGACCTTCCTCGATCGGATGATCGGCCTGGTCGAAGGCGCCGAGCGGCAGAAGACGCCGAATGAGATCGCCCTCAACATTCTGCTGGCGGGGCTGACGATCATCTTCGTGTTCGCGACCGCGACCATTCCGAGCTACGTGGCATATGCCGGCGGCTCGGTTTCGGTGGTGATCCTGGTGGCGCTGTTCGTGACGCTGATCCCCACCACCATCGGCGCGCTGTTGTCGGCGATTGGCATCGCCGGCATGGACCGGCTGATCCGCTTCAACGTGCTGGCGATGTCGGGTCGCGCGGTGGAAGCGGCCGGCGACGTCGATACGCTGCTGTTGGACAAGACCGGCACCATCACCCTGGGCAATCGCCAGGCGACGGCGTTCCGCCCGCTGCGTGGCGTTTCCGAACTGGAGCTGGCCGATGCGGCGCAGCTCGCCTCGCTCGCGGACGAGACGCCGGAGGGCCGCTCCATCGTCGTGCTGGCAAAGGAGAAATACGGTATCCGCGGTCGCGATCTGGCCGACATGCAGGCGACATTCGTTCCGTTCACGGCGCAGAGCCGCATGAGCGGCGTCGAAATCGGTTCGTCCTGGGTTCGCAAGGGTGCGGTCGATTCCGTCGTTGCGTTCCTGACCCCCGCGCCCGCGGCGATCGCGCAGACAGGGGGAGCGCGTATGGTTCAGCCCGGCCTCGGCAGCGAGACGGTACGGGAGGTGAACGCGATCGCGGACGAGATTGCCAGGCAGGGCGGGACGCCGCTGGCGGTGGCGAAGGACGGTCGCCTGCTCGGCGTCGTTCAGCTCAAGGACATCGTCAAGGGCGGCATCCGCGAACGCTTTGCAGAGCTGCGGCGCATGGGCATCCGCACCATCATGATCACCGGCGACAACCCGATGACGGCAGCGGCGATCGCCGCCGAGGCCGGCGTCGACGACTTCCTCGCGCAGGCGACGCCGGAGGACAAGCTGAAGCTGATCCGAAACGAGCAGGCCAAGGGCAAGCTGGTGGCGATGTGCGGCGACGGGACCAACGACGCGCCCGCGCTCGCGCAAGCCGATGTCGGCGTTGCCATGAACACCGGCACGCAGGCGGCGCGTGAAGCCGGCAACATGGTCGACCTGGATTCCAATCCGACCAAGTTGATCGAGATCGTCGAGATCGGCAAGCAGCTCTTGATGACGCGCGGCTCGCTGACGACGTTTTCCATCGCCAACGATGTCGCCAAGTATTTCGCCATCATCCCGGCGATGTTCGTCGCGTTCTATCCGCAGCTTCAGACGCTGAACATCATGAACCTGGCGACGCCGCAGAGCGCGATCCTGTCGGCGATCATCTTCAACGCGCTGATCATCATCGCGCTGATTCCGCTGGCGCTGAAGGGCGTCCGCTACCGGGCGATCGGCGCGGCCGCGCTGCTCCGCCGCAATATCCTGGTTTACGGCATCGGCGGCATCATCATTCCGTTCGCCGGCATCAAGGCGATCGACATGGTGATCACCGCATTGCATCTGGCCTGA